Proteins encoded in a region of the Hypomesus transpacificus isolate Combined female chromosome 17, fHypTra1, whole genome shotgun sequence genome:
- the LOC124479891 gene encoding disintegrin and metalloproteinase domain-containing protein 11-like isoform X4, with the protein MLAVWCLVFAAVGERLVVSGGVRDFARDASVWDWFPLVERGDGSDTAAEVTYPKRLLQQMKSGKEMAHGYLSTRAKNSSSGGDTSTVHVAHSSFQVAAFGHTFTLDLELNHQFLSSDYVERHFDHDGRPSQSLGGEHCYYQGRLRGLPGSWAALSTCHGLRGMFSDGMFSYGIEPFLNGSSQPVLNGSSQDNGAHLIHRMPDVRLSPDCPDCTEGSEAVSVGGEEGAGDEGDQVEQRGAPGALKRSKRQVRRPTVQTETKYIELMVVNDYEMFVQLRRSTTQTRNFAKAVVNMADAIYKEQLNTRIVLVAMETWSSANMVSVVADPLTTLQNFMKYRRESVKEQSDAVHLFSGRTFQSSRSGTAYTGGVCTPTRGGGINEYGNVGSMAVTLCQSLGQNIGMRWNNARSSAGDCRCPDAWLGCIMEDTGYYLPRKFSRCSVNEYTLFLLQGGGSCLFNKPSKLLDPPECGNGFVEPGEECDCGSQLECARSGGACCKKCTLTHDAMCSNGLCCSGCRYEFRGAVCRDAVNDCDIPETCTGDSSQCPHNVHKLDGYMCDSTQGRCYGGRCRTRDGQCRGLWGYNSADRFCYEKLNSEGTDKGNCGLGPEGQGWLQCNKPDVLCGFLFCANMTVKPKFGDLQGEVTSLTIYHQNQYLDCRGGHALLEDGSDLGYVEDGTPCGPNMMCLDRRCLAVGAFNLSTCSGSAFGHTCSDHGTCSNEVKCICDRDYTGKDCSVFDPIPDPTVSSGPEKKGTSGEEGMNKLGAKPHWMIPYDPRPD; encoded by the exons ATGCTGGCGGTGTGGTGCTTGGTCTTTGCTGCAGTGGGCGAGAGGCTGGTCGTTTCAG GCGGGGTTAGGGATTTTGCGCGGGATGCAAGTGTGTGGGATTGGTTCCCGCTTGTGGAACGGGGAGACGGCAGCGACACTGCGGCCGAGGTTACCTATCCAAAGCGGTTGCTGCAGCAGATGAAGTCGGGGAAGGAAATGGCCCACGGCTATTTGAGTACCAGAGCGAAGAACAGCAGTAGTGGAGGAGACACGTCG ACTGTCCATGTGGCCCACAGCAGTTTCCAGGTGGCAGCCTTTGGACACACCTTCACACTGGACCTCGAGCTAAACCA TCAGTTCTTGTCTTCAGATTATGTGGAGCGACACTTTGACCACGACGGCAGGCCCTCCCAGTCTCTG GGAGGGGAACACTGCTACTACCAGGGGAGGCTGCGAGGCCTGCCCGGGTCCTGGGCTGCCCTATCCACCTGCCATGGCCTGCG TGGGATGTTCTCAGATGGGATGTTTTCCTATGGGATTGAGCCTTTTCTCAACGGGAGCAGTCAGCCTGTTCTCAACGGGAGCAGTCAG GACAATGGAGCTCACCTCATCCACAGGATGCCTGATGTGAGACTGTCTCCTGACTGTCCAG ATTGCACAGAGGGCAGCGAGGCGGTTAgtgtggggggtgaggaagGTGCTGGTGATGAAGGAGACCAGGTGGAGCAGCGGGGGGCCCCAGGGGCCCTGAAGCGCTCGAAGAGGCAGGTACGCAGGCCCACCGTGCAGACGGAGACCAAATACATCGAGCTGATGGTGGTCAACGATTACGAAATG TTTGTGCAGCTGCGCCGATCCACCACCCAGACCAGGAACTTTGCCAAAGCAGTGGTCAACATGGCGGACGCG ATCTACAAGGAGCAGCTCAACACTCGCATTGTtctggttgccatggagacctgGTCCTCTGCAAACATGGTGTCCGTGGTGGCGGACCCGTTGACGACGCTGCAGAACTTCATGAAGTACAGGAGGGAGAGCGTCAAGGAGCAGAGCGACGCCGTGCACCTCTTCTC GGGGCGCACGTTCCAGAGCAGCCGCAGTGGCACTGCCTACACCGGCGGGGTGTGCACTCCGACCAGAGGAGGGGGCATCAACGAG TATGGCAACGTGGGCTCCATGGCCGTCACCCTGTGCCAGAGTCTGGGCCAGAACATCGGGATGAGGTGGAACAACGCACGCAGCTCGGCAG gcgACTGCAGGTGCCCTGATGCTTGGCTGGGCTGTATCATGGAAGACACAGG TTACTACCTACCCCGCAAGTTCTCTCGCTGTAGTGTCAATGAGTACACCCTGTTCCTACTGCAGGGGGGCGGTAGCTGCCTCTTCAACAAGCCCAGCAAG cttcTGGACCCTCCGGAGTGTGGGAATGGCTTTGTGGAGCCGGGGGAAGAGTGTGACTGTGGCTCTCAGCTG GAGTGTGCTCGCAGTGGAGGGGCGTGCTGTAAGAAGTGCACGCTGACCCATGATGCCATGTGCAGTAATGGACTGTGCTGTAGTGGGTGTAGG TATGAATTTAGAGGGGCGGTGTGTCGTGACGCTGTCAACGACTGTGACATCCCAGAGACCTGCACAGGAGACTCTAGTCAG TGTCCACATAATGTGCATAAACTGGACGGATACATGTGTGACAGCACTCAG GGTCGTTGTTATGGAGGTCGATGCAGAACTCGTGATGGCCAGTGCAGAGGACTGTGGGGATACA ATTCAGCCGACCGGTTCTGTTACGAGAAGCTGAATTCTGAGGGCACAGACAAGGGCAACTGTGGTCTCGGCCCTGAGGGACAGGGGTGGCTGCAGTGCAACAAGCC GGATGTGCTGTGCGGCTTCCTGTTCTGTGCCAACATGACAGTGAAGCCAAAGTTTGGGGATTTGCAAGGAGAGGTGACCAGCCTGACTATATATCATCAAAACCAGTACCTGGACTGCCG aggcgGCCACGCGTTGCTGGAAGACGGGTCCGACCTGGGCTACGTGGAGGACGGCACGCCCTGCGGCCCCAACATGATGTGTCTGGACCGCCGCTGCCTGGCCGTGGGCGCCTTCAACCTCAGCACCTGCTCAGGATCCGCCTTCGGACACACCTGCTCCGACCACGGG accTGCAGTAACGAGGTGAAGTGTATCTGTGACAGGGACTACACGGGGAAGGACTGCAGTGTGTTTGACCCCATCCCTGACCCCACCGTCTCTTCCGGCCCAGAGAAGAAAG
- the LOC124479891 gene encoding disintegrin and metalloproteinase domain-containing protein 11-like isoform X5, producing MLAVWCLVFAAVGERLVVSGGVRDFARDASVWDWFPLVERGDGSDTAAEVTYPKRLLQQMKSGKEMAHGYLSTRAKNSSSGGDTSTVHVAHSSFQVAAFGHTFTLDLELNHQFLSSDYVERHFDHDGRPSQSLGGEHCYYQGRLRGLPGSWAALSTCHGLRGMFSDGMFSYGIEPFLNGSSQPVLNGSSQDNGAHLIHRMPDVRLSPDCPDCTEGSEAVSVGGEEGAGDEGDQVEQRGAPGALKRSKRQVRRPTVQTETKYIELMVVNDYEMFVQLRRSTTQTRNFAKAVVNMADAIYKEQLNTRIVLVAMETWSSANMVSVVADPLTTLQNFMKYRRESVKEQSDAVHLFSGRTFQSSRSGTAYTGGVCTPTRGGGINEYGNVGSMAVTLCQSLGQNIGMRWNNARSSAGDCRCPDAWLGCIMEDTGYYLPRKFSRCSVNEYTLFLLQGGGSCLFNKPSKLLDPPECGNGFVEPGEECDCGSQLECARSGGACCKKCTLTHDAMCSNGLCCSGCRYEFRGAVCRDAVNDCDIPETCTGDSSQCPHNVHKLDGYMCDSTQGRCYGGRCRTRDGQCRGLWGYNSADRFCYEKLNSEGTDKGNCGLGPEGQGWLQCNKPDVLCGFLFCANMTVKPKFGDLQGEVTSLTIYHQNQYLDCRGGHALLEDGSDLGYVEDGTPCGPNMMCLDRRCLAVGAFNLSTCSGSAFGHTCSDHGTCSNEVKCICDRDYTGKDCSVFDPIPDPTVSSGPEKKVGQ from the exons ATGCTGGCGGTGTGGTGCTTGGTCTTTGCTGCAGTGGGCGAGAGGCTGGTCGTTTCAG GCGGGGTTAGGGATTTTGCGCGGGATGCAAGTGTGTGGGATTGGTTCCCGCTTGTGGAACGGGGAGACGGCAGCGACACTGCGGCCGAGGTTACCTATCCAAAGCGGTTGCTGCAGCAGATGAAGTCGGGGAAGGAAATGGCCCACGGCTATTTGAGTACCAGAGCGAAGAACAGCAGTAGTGGAGGAGACACGTCG ACTGTCCATGTGGCCCACAGCAGTTTCCAGGTGGCAGCCTTTGGACACACCTTCACACTGGACCTCGAGCTAAACCA TCAGTTCTTGTCTTCAGATTATGTGGAGCGACACTTTGACCACGACGGCAGGCCCTCCCAGTCTCTG GGAGGGGAACACTGCTACTACCAGGGGAGGCTGCGAGGCCTGCCCGGGTCCTGGGCTGCCCTATCCACCTGCCATGGCCTGCG TGGGATGTTCTCAGATGGGATGTTTTCCTATGGGATTGAGCCTTTTCTCAACGGGAGCAGTCAGCCTGTTCTCAACGGGAGCAGTCAG GACAATGGAGCTCACCTCATCCACAGGATGCCTGATGTGAGACTGTCTCCTGACTGTCCAG ATTGCACAGAGGGCAGCGAGGCGGTTAgtgtggggggtgaggaagGTGCTGGTGATGAAGGAGACCAGGTGGAGCAGCGGGGGGCCCCAGGGGCCCTGAAGCGCTCGAAGAGGCAGGTACGCAGGCCCACCGTGCAGACGGAGACCAAATACATCGAGCTGATGGTGGTCAACGATTACGAAATG TTTGTGCAGCTGCGCCGATCCACCACCCAGACCAGGAACTTTGCCAAAGCAGTGGTCAACATGGCGGACGCG ATCTACAAGGAGCAGCTCAACACTCGCATTGTtctggttgccatggagacctgGTCCTCTGCAAACATGGTGTCCGTGGTGGCGGACCCGTTGACGACGCTGCAGAACTTCATGAAGTACAGGAGGGAGAGCGTCAAGGAGCAGAGCGACGCCGTGCACCTCTTCTC GGGGCGCACGTTCCAGAGCAGCCGCAGTGGCACTGCCTACACCGGCGGGGTGTGCACTCCGACCAGAGGAGGGGGCATCAACGAG TATGGCAACGTGGGCTCCATGGCCGTCACCCTGTGCCAGAGTCTGGGCCAGAACATCGGGATGAGGTGGAACAACGCACGCAGCTCGGCAG gcgACTGCAGGTGCCCTGATGCTTGGCTGGGCTGTATCATGGAAGACACAGG TTACTACCTACCCCGCAAGTTCTCTCGCTGTAGTGTCAATGAGTACACCCTGTTCCTACTGCAGGGGGGCGGTAGCTGCCTCTTCAACAAGCCCAGCAAG cttcTGGACCCTCCGGAGTGTGGGAATGGCTTTGTGGAGCCGGGGGAAGAGTGTGACTGTGGCTCTCAGCTG GAGTGTGCTCGCAGTGGAGGGGCGTGCTGTAAGAAGTGCACGCTGACCCATGATGCCATGTGCAGTAATGGACTGTGCTGTAGTGGGTGTAGG TATGAATTTAGAGGGGCGGTGTGTCGTGACGCTGTCAACGACTGTGACATCCCAGAGACCTGCACAGGAGACTCTAGTCAG TGTCCACATAATGTGCATAAACTGGACGGATACATGTGTGACAGCACTCAG GGTCGTTGTTATGGAGGTCGATGCAGAACTCGTGATGGCCAGTGCAGAGGACTGTGGGGATACA ATTCAGCCGACCGGTTCTGTTACGAGAAGCTGAATTCTGAGGGCACAGACAAGGGCAACTGTGGTCTCGGCCCTGAGGGACAGGGGTGGCTGCAGTGCAACAAGCC GGATGTGCTGTGCGGCTTCCTGTTCTGTGCCAACATGACAGTGAAGCCAAAGTTTGGGGATTTGCAAGGAGAGGTGACCAGCCTGACTATATATCATCAAAACCAGTACCTGGACTGCCG aggcgGCCACGCGTTGCTGGAAGACGGGTCCGACCTGGGCTACGTGGAGGACGGCACGCCCTGCGGCCCCAACATGATGTGTCTGGACCGCCGCTGCCTGGCCGTGGGCGCCTTCAACCTCAGCACCTGCTCAGGATCCGCCTTCGGACACACCTGCTCCGACCACGGG accTGCAGTAACGAGGTGAAGTGTATCTGTGACAGGGACTACACGGGGAAGGACTGCAGTGTGTTTGACCCCATCCCTGACCCCACCGTCTCTTCCGGCCCAGAGAAGAAAG TCGGCCAATGA
- the LOC124479891 gene encoding disintegrin and metalloproteinase domain-containing protein 11-like isoform X2, which produces MLAVWCLVFAAVGERLVVSGGVRDFARDASVWDWFPLVERGDGSDTAAEVTYPKRLLQQMKSGKEMAHGYLSTRAKNSSSGGDTSTVHVAHSSFQVAAFGHTFTLDLELNHQFLSSDYVERHFDHDGRPSQSLGGEHCYYQGRLRGLPGSWAALSTCHGLRGMFSDGMFSYGIEPFLNGSSQPVLNGSSQDNGAHLIHRMPDVRLSPDCPDCTEGSEAVSVGGEEGAGDEGDQVEQRGAPGALKRSKRQVRRPTVQTETKYIELMVVNDYEMFVQLRRSTTQTRNFAKAVVNMADAIYKEQLNTRIVLVAMETWSSANMVSVVADPLTTLQNFMKYRRESVKEQSDAVHLFSGRTFQSSRSGTAYTGGVCTPTRGGGINEYGNVGSMAVTLCQSLGQNIGMRWNNARSSAGDCRCPDAWLGCIMEDTGYYLPRKFSRCSVNEYTLFLLQGGGSCLFNKPSKLLDPPECGNGFVEPGEECDCGSQLECARSGGACCKKCTLTHDAMCSNGLCCSGCRYEFRGAVCRDAVNDCDIPETCTGDSSQCPHNVHKLDGYMCDSTQGRCYGGRCRTRDGQCRGLWGYNSADRFCYEKLNSEGTDKGNCGLGPEGQGWLQCNKPDVLCGFLFCANMTVKPKFGDLQGEVTSLTIYHQNQYLDCRGGHALLEDGSDLGYVEDGTPCGPNMMCLDRRCLAVGAFNLSTCSGSAFGHTCSDHGTCSNEVKCICDRDYTGKDCSVFDPIPDPTVSSGPEKKGPSGTNIIIGSIAGAILLAAIVLGGTGWGFKNIRRGRYEQAGC; this is translated from the exons ATGCTGGCGGTGTGGTGCTTGGTCTTTGCTGCAGTGGGCGAGAGGCTGGTCGTTTCAG GCGGGGTTAGGGATTTTGCGCGGGATGCAAGTGTGTGGGATTGGTTCCCGCTTGTGGAACGGGGAGACGGCAGCGACACTGCGGCCGAGGTTACCTATCCAAAGCGGTTGCTGCAGCAGATGAAGTCGGGGAAGGAAATGGCCCACGGCTATTTGAGTACCAGAGCGAAGAACAGCAGTAGTGGAGGAGACACGTCG ACTGTCCATGTGGCCCACAGCAGTTTCCAGGTGGCAGCCTTTGGACACACCTTCACACTGGACCTCGAGCTAAACCA TCAGTTCTTGTCTTCAGATTATGTGGAGCGACACTTTGACCACGACGGCAGGCCCTCCCAGTCTCTG GGAGGGGAACACTGCTACTACCAGGGGAGGCTGCGAGGCCTGCCCGGGTCCTGGGCTGCCCTATCCACCTGCCATGGCCTGCG TGGGATGTTCTCAGATGGGATGTTTTCCTATGGGATTGAGCCTTTTCTCAACGGGAGCAGTCAGCCTGTTCTCAACGGGAGCAGTCAG GACAATGGAGCTCACCTCATCCACAGGATGCCTGATGTGAGACTGTCTCCTGACTGTCCAG ATTGCACAGAGGGCAGCGAGGCGGTTAgtgtggggggtgaggaagGTGCTGGTGATGAAGGAGACCAGGTGGAGCAGCGGGGGGCCCCAGGGGCCCTGAAGCGCTCGAAGAGGCAGGTACGCAGGCCCACCGTGCAGACGGAGACCAAATACATCGAGCTGATGGTGGTCAACGATTACGAAATG TTTGTGCAGCTGCGCCGATCCACCACCCAGACCAGGAACTTTGCCAAAGCAGTGGTCAACATGGCGGACGCG ATCTACAAGGAGCAGCTCAACACTCGCATTGTtctggttgccatggagacctgGTCCTCTGCAAACATGGTGTCCGTGGTGGCGGACCCGTTGACGACGCTGCAGAACTTCATGAAGTACAGGAGGGAGAGCGTCAAGGAGCAGAGCGACGCCGTGCACCTCTTCTC GGGGCGCACGTTCCAGAGCAGCCGCAGTGGCACTGCCTACACCGGCGGGGTGTGCACTCCGACCAGAGGAGGGGGCATCAACGAG TATGGCAACGTGGGCTCCATGGCCGTCACCCTGTGCCAGAGTCTGGGCCAGAACATCGGGATGAGGTGGAACAACGCACGCAGCTCGGCAG gcgACTGCAGGTGCCCTGATGCTTGGCTGGGCTGTATCATGGAAGACACAGG TTACTACCTACCCCGCAAGTTCTCTCGCTGTAGTGTCAATGAGTACACCCTGTTCCTACTGCAGGGGGGCGGTAGCTGCCTCTTCAACAAGCCCAGCAAG cttcTGGACCCTCCGGAGTGTGGGAATGGCTTTGTGGAGCCGGGGGAAGAGTGTGACTGTGGCTCTCAGCTG GAGTGTGCTCGCAGTGGAGGGGCGTGCTGTAAGAAGTGCACGCTGACCCATGATGCCATGTGCAGTAATGGACTGTGCTGTAGTGGGTGTAGG TATGAATTTAGAGGGGCGGTGTGTCGTGACGCTGTCAACGACTGTGACATCCCAGAGACCTGCACAGGAGACTCTAGTCAG TGTCCACATAATGTGCATAAACTGGACGGATACATGTGTGACAGCACTCAG GGTCGTTGTTATGGAGGTCGATGCAGAACTCGTGATGGCCAGTGCAGAGGACTGTGGGGATACA ATTCAGCCGACCGGTTCTGTTACGAGAAGCTGAATTCTGAGGGCACAGACAAGGGCAACTGTGGTCTCGGCCCTGAGGGACAGGGGTGGCTGCAGTGCAACAAGCC GGATGTGCTGTGCGGCTTCCTGTTCTGTGCCAACATGACAGTGAAGCCAAAGTTTGGGGATTTGCAAGGAGAGGTGACCAGCCTGACTATATATCATCAAAACCAGTACCTGGACTGCCG aggcgGCCACGCGTTGCTGGAAGACGGGTCCGACCTGGGCTACGTGGAGGACGGCACGCCCTGCGGCCCCAACATGATGTGTCTGGACCGCCGCTGCCTGGCCGTGGGCGCCTTCAACCTCAGCACCTGCTCAGGATCCGCCTTCGGACACACCTGCTCCGACCACGGG accTGCAGTAACGAGGTGAAGTGTATCTGTGACAGGGACTACACGGGGAAGGACTGCAGTGTGTTTGACCCCATCCCTGACCCCACCGTCTCTTCCGGCCCAGAGAAGAAAG GTCCCAGTGGCACCAATATCATAATAGGGTCCATCGCAGGTGCTATTCTCCTGGCAGCTATAGTCCTAGGGGGAACAGGATGGGGATTTAA
- the LOC124479891 gene encoding disintegrin and metalloproteinase domain-containing protein 11-like isoform X3 has protein sequence MLAVWCLVFAAVGERLVVSGGVRDFARDASVWDWFPLVERGDGSDTAAEVTYPKRLLQQMKSGKEMAHGYLSTRAKNSSSGGDTSTVHVAHSSFQVAAFGHTFTLDLELNHQFLSSDYVERHFDHDGRPSQSLGGEHCYYQGRLRGLPGSWAALSTCHGLRGMFSDGMFSYGIEPFLNGSSQPVLNGSSQDNGAHLIHRMPDVRLSPDCPDCTEGSEAVSVGGEEGAGDEGDQVEQRGAPGALKRSKRQVRRPTVQTETKYIELMVVNDYEMFVQLRRSTTQTRNFAKAVVNMADAIYKEQLNTRIVLVAMETWSSANMVSVVADPLTTLQNFMKYRRESVKEQSDAVHLFSGRTFQSSRSGTAYTGGVCTPTRGGGINEYGNVGSMAVTLCQSLGQNIGMRWNNARSSAGDCRCPDAWLGCIMEDTGYYLPRKFSRCSVNEYTLFLLQGGGSCLFNKPSKLLDPPECGNGFVEPGEECDCGSQLECARSGGACCKKCTLTHDAMCSNGLCCSGCRYEFRGAVCRDAVNDCDIPETCTGDSSQCPHNVHKLDGYMCDSTQGRCYGGRCRTRDGQCRGLWGYNSADRFCYEKLNSEGTDKGNCGLGPEGQGWLQCNKPDVLCGFLFCANMTVKPKFGDLQGEVTSLTIYHQNQYLDCRGGHALLEDGSDLGYVEDGTPCGPNMMCLDRRCLAVGAFNLSTCSGSAFGHTCSDHGTCSNEVKCICDRDYTGKDCSVFDPIPDPTVSSGPEKKGPSGTNIIIGSIAGAILLAAIVLGGTGWGFKNIRRGRSGGG, from the exons ATGCTGGCGGTGTGGTGCTTGGTCTTTGCTGCAGTGGGCGAGAGGCTGGTCGTTTCAG GCGGGGTTAGGGATTTTGCGCGGGATGCAAGTGTGTGGGATTGGTTCCCGCTTGTGGAACGGGGAGACGGCAGCGACACTGCGGCCGAGGTTACCTATCCAAAGCGGTTGCTGCAGCAGATGAAGTCGGGGAAGGAAATGGCCCACGGCTATTTGAGTACCAGAGCGAAGAACAGCAGTAGTGGAGGAGACACGTCG ACTGTCCATGTGGCCCACAGCAGTTTCCAGGTGGCAGCCTTTGGACACACCTTCACACTGGACCTCGAGCTAAACCA TCAGTTCTTGTCTTCAGATTATGTGGAGCGACACTTTGACCACGACGGCAGGCCCTCCCAGTCTCTG GGAGGGGAACACTGCTACTACCAGGGGAGGCTGCGAGGCCTGCCCGGGTCCTGGGCTGCCCTATCCACCTGCCATGGCCTGCG TGGGATGTTCTCAGATGGGATGTTTTCCTATGGGATTGAGCCTTTTCTCAACGGGAGCAGTCAGCCTGTTCTCAACGGGAGCAGTCAG GACAATGGAGCTCACCTCATCCACAGGATGCCTGATGTGAGACTGTCTCCTGACTGTCCAG ATTGCACAGAGGGCAGCGAGGCGGTTAgtgtggggggtgaggaagGTGCTGGTGATGAAGGAGACCAGGTGGAGCAGCGGGGGGCCCCAGGGGCCCTGAAGCGCTCGAAGAGGCAGGTACGCAGGCCCACCGTGCAGACGGAGACCAAATACATCGAGCTGATGGTGGTCAACGATTACGAAATG TTTGTGCAGCTGCGCCGATCCACCACCCAGACCAGGAACTTTGCCAAAGCAGTGGTCAACATGGCGGACGCG ATCTACAAGGAGCAGCTCAACACTCGCATTGTtctggttgccatggagacctgGTCCTCTGCAAACATGGTGTCCGTGGTGGCGGACCCGTTGACGACGCTGCAGAACTTCATGAAGTACAGGAGGGAGAGCGTCAAGGAGCAGAGCGACGCCGTGCACCTCTTCTC GGGGCGCACGTTCCAGAGCAGCCGCAGTGGCACTGCCTACACCGGCGGGGTGTGCACTCCGACCAGAGGAGGGGGCATCAACGAG TATGGCAACGTGGGCTCCATGGCCGTCACCCTGTGCCAGAGTCTGGGCCAGAACATCGGGATGAGGTGGAACAACGCACGCAGCTCGGCAG gcgACTGCAGGTGCCCTGATGCTTGGCTGGGCTGTATCATGGAAGACACAGG TTACTACCTACCCCGCAAGTTCTCTCGCTGTAGTGTCAATGAGTACACCCTGTTCCTACTGCAGGGGGGCGGTAGCTGCCTCTTCAACAAGCCCAGCAAG cttcTGGACCCTCCGGAGTGTGGGAATGGCTTTGTGGAGCCGGGGGAAGAGTGTGACTGTGGCTCTCAGCTG GAGTGTGCTCGCAGTGGAGGGGCGTGCTGTAAGAAGTGCACGCTGACCCATGATGCCATGTGCAGTAATGGACTGTGCTGTAGTGGGTGTAGG TATGAATTTAGAGGGGCGGTGTGTCGTGACGCTGTCAACGACTGTGACATCCCAGAGACCTGCACAGGAGACTCTAGTCAG TGTCCACATAATGTGCATAAACTGGACGGATACATGTGTGACAGCACTCAG GGTCGTTGTTATGGAGGTCGATGCAGAACTCGTGATGGCCAGTGCAGAGGACTGTGGGGATACA ATTCAGCCGACCGGTTCTGTTACGAGAAGCTGAATTCTGAGGGCACAGACAAGGGCAACTGTGGTCTCGGCCCTGAGGGACAGGGGTGGCTGCAGTGCAACAAGCC GGATGTGCTGTGCGGCTTCCTGTTCTGTGCCAACATGACAGTGAAGCCAAAGTTTGGGGATTTGCAAGGAGAGGTGACCAGCCTGACTATATATCATCAAAACCAGTACCTGGACTGCCG aggcgGCCACGCGTTGCTGGAAGACGGGTCCGACCTGGGCTACGTGGAGGACGGCACGCCCTGCGGCCCCAACATGATGTGTCTGGACCGCCGCTGCCTGGCCGTGGGCGCCTTCAACCTCAGCACCTGCTCAGGATCCGCCTTCGGACACACCTGCTCCGACCACGGG accTGCAGTAACGAGGTGAAGTGTATCTGTGACAGGGACTACACGGGGAAGGACTGCAGTGTGTTTGACCCCATCCCTGACCCCACCGTCTCTTCCGGCCCAGAGAAGAAAG GTCCCAGTGGCACCAATATCATAATAGGGTCCATCGCAGGTGCTATTCTCCTGGCAGCTATAGTCCTAGGGGGAACAGGATGGGGATTTAA